A region of Falco peregrinus isolate bFalPer1 chromosome 13, bFalPer1.pri, whole genome shotgun sequence DNA encodes the following proteins:
- the SHROOM4 gene encoding protein Shroom4 isoform X3: protein MERAEGRPGAPQYVHVQLQGGAPWGFTLRGGLEHGEPLIVSKVEDGGKAALSHRLQPGDELVNISGTPLYGSRQEALILIKGSYRTLKMIVRRRSVPVLRPHSWHVAKLTESRPNAPAMHCLTDAFSLSWPSGCDVSTDRSSSIGSMESLDQPGQACYEGDPSPIDQGIYHSKRDSAYSSFSTSSLTSDCTLSLRPEETTSVDSSLQGSCKPPNGRYLTTGAEPPTSQHPEAWRVPMPPQPPVRRDSLRAAPAGRGDRRWVSVSVDMLHAKGRWISDTFLCQRDREAEAAGGRMPVPYPMKDRLSANQYYTLSSHPNRCPAEPHRGEGTEPGDQLYLDGSMHQVPDAMAAGDNLLLSPLKGHAPHRHSAPEQLLASQLRSLQVGSSSGRASPAPDGHHWTLSPLHPEGSRPGTAVAAQDPQLCPEPCCCLPPCRCCPELQRACGQDGQGASPVRGSEGPAEEESRAGGRRAGGPPHRSAQMRRRSDRFATSLRNEIQRRKAQLQKSRGPGAPPPGEEPVEEAEEPPEGSVLVEGPRAPAKRLSPAPSEDGRNPSCSEDRGIPTPDPLPVPKGPSSPERVVRTGGGHWRWSSEHKLQLQRSPSPGELEGYSQGPAAPSSPPRGTDEAVLLPFADRRRFFEESSRPVPPRHSKPSACDPGAFQPHGPERRDIRHLSMDQTYGPPSPSQPASTGLYAECCREQPPCYKPQGRPGELEYLRGFYPCGVPLCPEPCRYCGRDLCTPPLPRSHTCRCHPQPWARCPDCYCPGPRPGREESDAWPPRRAFATEFPPDEWEPPAITRKASQSVSELSHHQLGFPRLGPFHPCFESTEPEWTPCYRATSTHDLSWDGDRLACSPESPPDPLHRPLRGRAFSESHLNLEPASPRGRDQRNLLRDKLDPSGIPKKKGPPPPRPPPPNWEKYRQRRMSQRLLDGPGHGSAFTTAPVPTYSIAEAVCERTQSLSGEQGGWSWGHAARSPAPPGAWPRPEPPRSLHRMPEPDAGSAEICRVAGAGEERPKVKRPWETEEQPQSLSRNQERGWAGPHGVGECSLPLHGGPSPATPEAPKPVPGKAEGVSCQGGRPQPHHVDSKELLWDVAGRDRSLAGILAPSAPLSTATEVMGELLVAGEWQPRREHFRRDWRLEALAQDRQGFEPISPPPGSTASSASYPAYYGMASGKAEPLSKVKELPEVERSSEDEEEEVDHELVEKKLQLIESLSRKLAVLQEAQRGLQEDISANGALGEDVAARLQALCTPGEFDKYRLFVGDLDKVVNLLLSLSGRLARVEAALGSLGPHAPTEDKVALREKQRLLVAQLEDAKELKEHVGRREEVVGAMVARYLPAEHLQDYQHFVKMKSALITEQRELEEKIKLGQEQLRCLRESLGQAPKGC from the exons ATGGAGCGGGCCGAGGgccggcccggcgccccccaGTACGTGCatgtgcagctgcaggggggCGCGCCCTGGGGCTTCACGCTCCGCGGCGGGCTGGAGCATGGCGAGCCTCTCATCGTCTCCAAG GTGGAGGATGGGGGCAAGGCTGCTCTGTCCCACCGGCTGCAGCCAGGCGATGAGCTGGTGAACATCAGCGGGACGCCACTGTACGGGTCCCGCCAGGAGGCCCTGATCCTCATCAAGGGCTCCTACCGCACCCTGAAGATGATTGTCCGCAG GAGGAGCGTGCCCGTCCTCCGGCCCCATTCCTGGCATGTAGCCAAGCTCACCGAGAGCCGCCCCAACGCCCCTGCCATGCACTGCCTTACTGATGCCTTCAGCCTCTCCTGGCCCTCGGGGTGTGATGTCAG CACCGACCGGAGCAGCTCCATCGGGAGCATGGAGAGCCTGGACCAGCCTGGCCAGGCCTGCTATGAAGGCGACCCCTCACCCATTGACCAGGGCATCTACCACAGCAAGCGGGACTCAGCCTACAGCTCAttctccaccagctccctcaccTCTGACTGCACTCTCTCCCTCCGCCCTGAGGAGACCACCTCTGTCGACTCCAGCCTCCAAGGCTCCTGCAAGCCCCCCAACGGGCGCTACCTGACCACAGGGGCTGAGCCAcccaccagccagcaccccGAGGCCTGGAGGGTGCCtatgcccccccagccccctgtcAGGAGGGACAGTCTgcgggcagccccagccggcaGAGGGGACAGGCGCTGGGTGTCAGTGTCGGTGGACATGCTGCATGCCAAGGGTCGATGGATCTCTGACACCTTCCTCTGCCAGAGGGATagggaggcagaggcagcaggtggGAGGATGCCAGTGCCATACCCCATGAAGGACCGCCTCTCTGCCAATCAGTATTACACGCTGAGCTCCCACCCCAACCGATGCCCAGCCGAGCCACACCGGGGGGAGGGCACAGAGCCTGGTGACCAGCTGTACCTGGATGGCAGCATGCACCAGGTGCCGGATGCCATGGCAGCAGGTGACAACCTGCTGCTGTCCCCCCTCAAGGGCCATGCGCCACACCGGCACAGTgctcctgagcagctgctggcctCCCAGCTCCGCTCCCTCCAGGTGGGCTCCAGCAGTGGGCGAGCCTCACCGGCCCCCGATGGGCACCACTGGACCCTCTCCCCGCTGCACCCTGAGGGCAGCCGGCCAGGGACTGCGGTGGCTGCCCAggacccccagctctgcccagagccatgctgctgcctgccgcCCTGCCGCTGCTGCCCTGAGCTGCAGCGAGCCTgtgggcaggatgggcagggggcCAGCCCAGTGCGTGGTAGTGAGGGGCCGGCAGAGGAGgagagccgggcagggggccgGCGGGCTGGGGGCCCACCCCACCGCTCTGCTCAGATGCGCCGCCGCAGCGACCGCTTTGCCACCAGCCTGCGCAACGAGATCCAGCGGCGCAAGGCCCAGCTGCAGAAGAGCCGGGGTCCCGGTGCCCCGCCACCTGGTGAGGAGCCggtggaggaggcagaggagcccCCCGAGGGCAGCGTGCTGGTGGAGGGACCCCGTGCCCCAGCCAAGCGTCTCAGCCCTGCGCCAAGCGAGGATGGCAGGAACCCCAGCTGCTCGGAGGACCGGGGCATCCCCACCCCTGACCCACTGCCGGTTCCCAAAGGACCCTCATCCCCGGAGCGGGTGGTGCGGACGGGCGGGGGCCACTGGCGCTGGTCCTCAGAGCACAAGCTGCAGTTGCAGCGCTCGCCCAGTCCTGGTGAGCTGGAGGGCTACAGCCAGGGGCCTGCggcccccagctccccgccACGGGGCACCGATGAGGCCGTCCTCCTGCCCTTTGCCGACCGCCGCCGGTTCTTTGAGGAGAGTAGCCGGCCGGTGCCACCCCGGCACAGCAAGCCCTCGGCGTGTGATcctggtgccttccagccccaCGGCCCCGAGCGCCGGGACATCCGCCACCTCTCCATGGACCAGACCTATGGCCCCCCATCACCCAGCCAGCCGGCCTCCACCGGCCTCTATGCTGAGTGCTGCCGGGAGCAGCCCCCCTGCTACAAGCCGCAGGGGAGGCCGGGCGAGCTGGAGTACCTGCGGGGCTTCTACCCCTGCGGGGTTCCCCTGTGCCCTGAGCCCTGCCGCTACTGTGGCAGGGACCTGTGCACCCCACCACTGCCGCGCAGCCACACCTGTCGCTgtcacccccagccctgggcacgcTGCCCCGACTGCTACTGTCCAGGCCCCCGCCCTGGGCGGGAGGAGAGTGACGCCTGGCCCCCCCGGAGAGCTTTTGCCACG GAGTTTCCTCCAGATGAGTGGGAACCACCGGCAATAACCAGGAAAGCCAGCCAATCCGTCAG TGAGCTCTCCCACCACCAACTGGGCTTCCCAAGGCTTGGCCCCTTCCACCCGTGCTTTGAGAGCACCGAGCCGGAGTGGACACCCTGCTACCGGGCCACATCCACGCACGACCTCTCATGGGATGGTGACCGCCTGGCCTGCTCCCCCGAGAGTCCCCCGGACCCCCTGCACCGCCCACTGCGGGGCAGAGCCTTCTCTGAAAGCCACCTCAACTTGGAGCCTGCTAGCCCCCGGGGCCGCGACCAAAGGAACCTTCTCCGTGACAAGCTGGACCCCTCTGGCATCCCCAAAAAGAAGGGCCCCCCACCTCCCCGCCCACCTCCCCCCAACTGGGAGAAGTACAGGCAACGCCGGATGTCCCAGCGCCTGCTGGATGGTCCTGGGCATGGCTCTGCCTTCACCACTGCCCCTGTGCCAACCTACAGCATTGCTGAGGCTGTATGCGAGCGGACCCAGAGCCtcagtggggagcaggggggctggTCCTGGGGGCATGCCGCTCGCTCCCCTGCCCCACCGGGTGCCTGGCCCCGACCTGAGCCCCCCAGGTCACTCCACAGGATGCCTGAGCCCGATGCTGGCAGTGCCGAGATTTGCAG ggtggcaggggctggggaggagcgGCCGAAGGTGAAGCGCCCTTGGGAGACGGAGGAGCAGCCCCAAAGTCTCAGCCGGAACCaggagcggggctgggctggcccccATGGTGTGGGTGagtgctccctgcccctgcatggaggccccagccctgccaccccagaGGCACCCAAGCCTGTCCCTGGCAAAGCAGAGGGGGTGAGCTGCCAGGGgggccggccccagccccaccatgTGGACTCGAAGGAACTGCTGTGGGATGTGGCAGGCAGGGACCGCTCCCTGGCTGGTATCCTGGCCCCCTCGGCCCCCCTCAGCACTGCCACCGAGGTGATGGGCGAGCTGCTGGTGGCGGGGGAGTGGCAGCCCCGGCGGGAGCATTTCCGGCGGGACTGGCGCCTGGAGGCCCTGGCGCAGGACAG gcagggcttCGAGCCCATCTCGCCGCCCCCTGGGagcactgccagctctgcaTCCTACCCAGCATATTATGGCATGGCATCGGGCAAAGCTGAGCCGCTCAGCAAGGTAAAGGAGCTGCCGGAGGTGGAGAGAAGTTcagaggatgaggaggaagaggtggaCCATGAGCTGGTAGAAAAGAAG ctgcagctgatTGAGAGCCTGAGCCGCAAGCTGGCCGTGCTGCAGGAGGCGCagcgggggctgcaggaggacatCAGCGCCAATGGGGCACTGGGTGAAGATGTGGCTGCCCGCCTGCAAGCCCTCTGCACCCCAGGGGAGTTTGACAAGTACCGCCTCTTCGTGGGCGACCTGGATAAGGTGGTCAATCTCCTGCTCTCCCTCTCGGGTCGCTTGGCCCGGGTGgaggctgccctgggcagcctagGGCCGCATGCCCCCACTGAGGACAAG GTGGCCCTGCGAGagaagcagaggctgctggtggcacagctggaggatgCCAAGGAGCTGAAGGAGCATGTGGGGCGGCGGGAGGAAGTGGTGGGTGCCATGGTGGCGCGATACCTGCCTGCTGAGCACCTCCAGGACTACCAGCACTTCGTCAAGATGAAGTCAGCCCTCATCACCGAGCAGcgggagctggaggagaagaTCAAGCTGGGCCAGGAGCAGCTCCGGTGCCTGCGTGAAAGCCTCGGCCAGGCCCCCAAGGGCTGCTAG
- the SHROOM4 gene encoding protein Shroom4 isoform X1 produces MERAEGRPGAPQYVHVQLQGGAPWGFTLRGGLEHGEPLIVSKVEDGGKAALSHRLQPGDELVNISGTPLYGSRQEALILIKGSYRTLKMIVRRRSVPVLRPHSWHVAKLTESRPNAPAMHCLTDAFSLSWPSGCDVSELSLQWNPLSRHCSTDRSSSIGSMESLDQPGQACYEGDPSPIDQGIYHSKRDSAYSSFSTSSLTSDCTLSLRPEETTSVDSSLQGSCKPPNGRYLTTGAEPPTSQHPEAWRVPMPPQPPVRRDSLRAAPAGRGDRRWVSVSVDMLHAKGRWISDTFLCQRDREAEAAGGRMPVPYPMKDRLSANQYYTLSSHPNRCPAEPHRGEGTEPGDQLYLDGSMHQVPDAMAAGDNLLLSPLKGHAPHRHSAPEQLLASQLRSLQVGSSSGRASPAPDGHHWTLSPLHPEGSRPGTAVAAQDPQLCPEPCCCLPPCRCCPELQRACGQDGQGASPVRGSEGPAEEESRAGGRRAGGPPHRSAQMRRRSDRFATSLRNEIQRRKAQLQKSRGPGAPPPGEEPVEEAEEPPEGSVLVEGPRAPAKRLSPAPSEDGRNPSCSEDRGIPTPDPLPVPKGPSSPERVVRTGGGHWRWSSEHKLQLQRSPSPGELEGYSQGPAAPSSPPRGTDEAVLLPFADRRRFFEESSRPVPPRHSKPSACDPGAFQPHGPERRDIRHLSMDQTYGPPSPSQPASTGLYAECCREQPPCYKPQGRPGELEYLRGFYPCGVPLCPEPCRYCGRDLCTPPLPRSHTCRCHPQPWARCPDCYCPGPRPGREESDAWPPRRAFATEFPPDEWEPPAITRKASQSVSELSHHQLGFPRLGPFHPCFESTEPEWTPCYRATSTHDLSWDGDRLACSPESPPDPLHRPLRGRAFSESHLNLEPASPRGRDQRNLLRDKLDPSGIPKKKGPPPPRPPPPNWEKYRQRRMSQRLLDGPGHGSAFTTAPVPTYSIAEAVCERTQSLSGEQGGWSWGHAARSPAPPGAWPRPEPPRSLHRMPEPDAGSAEICRVAGAGEERPKVKRPWETEEQPQSLSRNQERGWAGPHGVGECSLPLHGGPSPATPEAPKPVPGKAEGVSCQGGRPQPHHVDSKELLWDVAGRDRSLAGILAPSAPLSTATEVMGELLVAGEWQPRREHFRRDWRLEALAQDRQGFEPISPPPGSTASSASYPAYYGMASGKAEPLSKVKELPEVERSSEDEEEEVDHELVEKKLQLIESLSRKLAVLQEAQRGLQEDISANGALGEDVAARLQALCTPGEFDKYRLFVGDLDKVVNLLLSLSGRLARVEAALGSLGPHAPTEDKVALREKQRLLVAQLEDAKELKEHVGRREEVVGAMVARYLPAEHLQDYQHFVKMKSALITEQRELEEKIKLGQEQLRCLRESLGQAPKGC; encoded by the exons ATGGAGCGGGCCGAGGgccggcccggcgccccccaGTACGTGCatgtgcagctgcaggggggCGCGCCCTGGGGCTTCACGCTCCGCGGCGGGCTGGAGCATGGCGAGCCTCTCATCGTCTCCAAG GTGGAGGATGGGGGCAAGGCTGCTCTGTCCCACCGGCTGCAGCCAGGCGATGAGCTGGTGAACATCAGCGGGACGCCACTGTACGGGTCCCGCCAGGAGGCCCTGATCCTCATCAAGGGCTCCTACCGCACCCTGAAGATGATTGTCCGCAG GAGGAGCGTGCCCGTCCTCCGGCCCCATTCCTGGCATGTAGCCAAGCTCACCGAGAGCCGCCCCAACGCCCCTGCCATGCACTGCCTTACTGATGCCTTCAGCCTCTCCTGGCCCTCGGGGTGTGATGTCAG CGAGCTGTCCCTGCAGTGGAACCCACTGTCCCGGCACTGCAGCACCGACCGGAGCAGCTCCATCGGGAGCATGGAGAGCCTGGACCAGCCTGGCCAGGCCTGCTATGAAGGCGACCCCTCACCCATTGACCAGGGCATCTACCACAGCAAGCGGGACTCAGCCTACAGCTCAttctccaccagctccctcaccTCTGACTGCACTCTCTCCCTCCGCCCTGAGGAGACCACCTCTGTCGACTCCAGCCTCCAAGGCTCCTGCAAGCCCCCCAACGGGCGCTACCTGACCACAGGGGCTGAGCCAcccaccagccagcaccccGAGGCCTGGAGGGTGCCtatgcccccccagccccctgtcAGGAGGGACAGTCTgcgggcagccccagccggcaGAGGGGACAGGCGCTGGGTGTCAGTGTCGGTGGACATGCTGCATGCCAAGGGTCGATGGATCTCTGACACCTTCCTCTGCCAGAGGGATagggaggcagaggcagcaggtggGAGGATGCCAGTGCCATACCCCATGAAGGACCGCCTCTCTGCCAATCAGTATTACACGCTGAGCTCCCACCCCAACCGATGCCCAGCCGAGCCACACCGGGGGGAGGGCACAGAGCCTGGTGACCAGCTGTACCTGGATGGCAGCATGCACCAGGTGCCGGATGCCATGGCAGCAGGTGACAACCTGCTGCTGTCCCCCCTCAAGGGCCATGCGCCACACCGGCACAGTgctcctgagcagctgctggcctCCCAGCTCCGCTCCCTCCAGGTGGGCTCCAGCAGTGGGCGAGCCTCACCGGCCCCCGATGGGCACCACTGGACCCTCTCCCCGCTGCACCCTGAGGGCAGCCGGCCAGGGACTGCGGTGGCTGCCCAggacccccagctctgcccagagccatgctgctgcctgccgcCCTGCCGCTGCTGCCCTGAGCTGCAGCGAGCCTgtgggcaggatgggcagggggcCAGCCCAGTGCGTGGTAGTGAGGGGCCGGCAGAGGAGgagagccgggcagggggccgGCGGGCTGGGGGCCCACCCCACCGCTCTGCTCAGATGCGCCGCCGCAGCGACCGCTTTGCCACCAGCCTGCGCAACGAGATCCAGCGGCGCAAGGCCCAGCTGCAGAAGAGCCGGGGTCCCGGTGCCCCGCCACCTGGTGAGGAGCCggtggaggaggcagaggagcccCCCGAGGGCAGCGTGCTGGTGGAGGGACCCCGTGCCCCAGCCAAGCGTCTCAGCCCTGCGCCAAGCGAGGATGGCAGGAACCCCAGCTGCTCGGAGGACCGGGGCATCCCCACCCCTGACCCACTGCCGGTTCCCAAAGGACCCTCATCCCCGGAGCGGGTGGTGCGGACGGGCGGGGGCCACTGGCGCTGGTCCTCAGAGCACAAGCTGCAGTTGCAGCGCTCGCCCAGTCCTGGTGAGCTGGAGGGCTACAGCCAGGGGCCTGCggcccccagctccccgccACGGGGCACCGATGAGGCCGTCCTCCTGCCCTTTGCCGACCGCCGCCGGTTCTTTGAGGAGAGTAGCCGGCCGGTGCCACCCCGGCACAGCAAGCCCTCGGCGTGTGATcctggtgccttccagccccaCGGCCCCGAGCGCCGGGACATCCGCCACCTCTCCATGGACCAGACCTATGGCCCCCCATCACCCAGCCAGCCGGCCTCCACCGGCCTCTATGCTGAGTGCTGCCGGGAGCAGCCCCCCTGCTACAAGCCGCAGGGGAGGCCGGGCGAGCTGGAGTACCTGCGGGGCTTCTACCCCTGCGGGGTTCCCCTGTGCCCTGAGCCCTGCCGCTACTGTGGCAGGGACCTGTGCACCCCACCACTGCCGCGCAGCCACACCTGTCGCTgtcacccccagccctgggcacgcTGCCCCGACTGCTACTGTCCAGGCCCCCGCCCTGGGCGGGAGGAGAGTGACGCCTGGCCCCCCCGGAGAGCTTTTGCCACG GAGTTTCCTCCAGATGAGTGGGAACCACCGGCAATAACCAGGAAAGCCAGCCAATCCGTCAG TGAGCTCTCCCACCACCAACTGGGCTTCCCAAGGCTTGGCCCCTTCCACCCGTGCTTTGAGAGCACCGAGCCGGAGTGGACACCCTGCTACCGGGCCACATCCACGCACGACCTCTCATGGGATGGTGACCGCCTGGCCTGCTCCCCCGAGAGTCCCCCGGACCCCCTGCACCGCCCACTGCGGGGCAGAGCCTTCTCTGAAAGCCACCTCAACTTGGAGCCTGCTAGCCCCCGGGGCCGCGACCAAAGGAACCTTCTCCGTGACAAGCTGGACCCCTCTGGCATCCCCAAAAAGAAGGGCCCCCCACCTCCCCGCCCACCTCCCCCCAACTGGGAGAAGTACAGGCAACGCCGGATGTCCCAGCGCCTGCTGGATGGTCCTGGGCATGGCTCTGCCTTCACCACTGCCCCTGTGCCAACCTACAGCATTGCTGAGGCTGTATGCGAGCGGACCCAGAGCCtcagtggggagcaggggggctggTCCTGGGGGCATGCCGCTCGCTCCCCTGCCCCACCGGGTGCCTGGCCCCGACCTGAGCCCCCCAGGTCACTCCACAGGATGCCTGAGCCCGATGCTGGCAGTGCCGAGATTTGCAG ggtggcaggggctggggaggagcgGCCGAAGGTGAAGCGCCCTTGGGAGACGGAGGAGCAGCCCCAAAGTCTCAGCCGGAACCaggagcggggctgggctggcccccATGGTGTGGGTGagtgctccctgcccctgcatggaggccccagccctgccaccccagaGGCACCCAAGCCTGTCCCTGGCAAAGCAGAGGGGGTGAGCTGCCAGGGgggccggccccagccccaccatgTGGACTCGAAGGAACTGCTGTGGGATGTGGCAGGCAGGGACCGCTCCCTGGCTGGTATCCTGGCCCCCTCGGCCCCCCTCAGCACTGCCACCGAGGTGATGGGCGAGCTGCTGGTGGCGGGGGAGTGGCAGCCCCGGCGGGAGCATTTCCGGCGGGACTGGCGCCTGGAGGCCCTGGCGCAGGACAG gcagggcttCGAGCCCATCTCGCCGCCCCCTGGGagcactgccagctctgcaTCCTACCCAGCATATTATGGCATGGCATCGGGCAAAGCTGAGCCGCTCAGCAAGGTAAAGGAGCTGCCGGAGGTGGAGAGAAGTTcagaggatgaggaggaagaggtggaCCATGAGCTGGTAGAAAAGAAG ctgcagctgatTGAGAGCCTGAGCCGCAAGCTGGCCGTGCTGCAGGAGGCGCagcgggggctgcaggaggacatCAGCGCCAATGGGGCACTGGGTGAAGATGTGGCTGCCCGCCTGCAAGCCCTCTGCACCCCAGGGGAGTTTGACAAGTACCGCCTCTTCGTGGGCGACCTGGATAAGGTGGTCAATCTCCTGCTCTCCCTCTCGGGTCGCTTGGCCCGGGTGgaggctgccctgggcagcctagGGCCGCATGCCCCCACTGAGGACAAG GTGGCCCTGCGAGagaagcagaggctgctggtggcacagctggaggatgCCAAGGAGCTGAAGGAGCATGTGGGGCGGCGGGAGGAAGTGGTGGGTGCCATGGTGGCGCGATACCTGCCTGCTGAGCACCTCCAGGACTACCAGCACTTCGTCAAGATGAAGTCAGCCCTCATCACCGAGCAGcgggagctggaggagaagaTCAAGCTGGGCCAGGAGCAGCTCCGGTGCCTGCGTGAAAGCCTCGGCCAGGCCCCCAAGGGCTGCTAG